From one Caldithrix abyssi DSM 13497 genomic stretch:
- a CDS encoding HAL/PAL/TAL family ammonia-lyase produces the protein MAIVLDGKSLTIEKLVRIARFNEKVELAPEALERIKACRAMLEKKIAAREVMYGINTGIGEFSEVVLSDEQVEQFQKYLIYNHAAGIGEPAPIEYVRAAMAGRINVHANGRSGVRPEITLTLIEMLNKGVTPVVCQKGSVGASGDLAPMSQIALLLLGEGEAFYQGQRLPGKAAMERAGIKIPGLKARDGLATINGSNLLTAMSALHLYDMDRWLRQAEIAAAMSLEALLANLKPYDERLHKVRGFDGAVRSARAIRQCLQGSDLYSGKIKQRVQDAYSMRSTPQVIGAARDAIRYARTQVEIELNGVGDNPVFFVEDELTLTGANFQGTPVALPMDMAGAAVTMVSVMSERRMNRLNNPALSAGLPPFLTKGAGMFSGLMLSQYTADSLIVEQRILSVPAAIQSIPAAADQEDFVSMGMNTAIKNAQILDNAYGILGIEFMAAAQALDFRQHQFGRGVQTAKKIIRKYVPYLDEDRPLYPDHTKMKALVKSGEILEAVESEVGSLR, from the coding sequence ATGGCTATTGTACTGGATGGTAAATCTTTGACCATTGAAAAACTGGTTCGTATTGCCCGTTTTAACGAAAAGGTTGAACTGGCTCCAGAGGCCCTGGAGCGCATCAAGGCCTGCCGGGCCATGCTAGAGAAAAAAATCGCCGCCCGTGAAGTGATGTACGGCATCAACACGGGCATTGGTGAATTTTCCGAGGTTGTTTTAAGCGACGAACAGGTTGAACAATTTCAGAAATATTTGATTTACAACCATGCAGCGGGCATTGGCGAGCCTGCGCCTATTGAATATGTGCGCGCTGCCATGGCCGGACGCATTAATGTGCACGCTAACGGTCGGTCAGGCGTTCGACCGGAAATCACTTTAACGCTGATCGAGATGTTAAACAAGGGCGTTACGCCGGTTGTTTGTCAAAAAGGTTCCGTGGGAGCCAGCGGCGACCTGGCGCCCATGTCGCAAATTGCCTTATTGCTTTTAGGCGAGGGAGAAGCCTTTTACCAGGGGCAGCGTTTGCCGGGTAAAGCGGCCATGGAACGGGCCGGCATTAAAATTCCCGGGTTAAAGGCAAGAGACGGGCTGGCCACAATCAATGGCTCCAATCTGTTAACGGCCATGAGCGCCCTGCACCTGTACGATATGGATCGCTGGCTGCGTCAGGCAGAAATCGCCGCGGCCATGTCTCTGGAAGCGCTGCTGGCCAATTTAAAGCCTTACGACGAACGACTGCACAAAGTGCGCGGATTTGACGGCGCGGTGCGCAGCGCTCGCGCCATTCGCCAGTGTTTGCAAGGCAGCGACCTCTATTCCGGAAAAATTAAGCAGCGCGTTCAGGATGCCTATTCCATGCGCTCCACCCCGCAGGTCATCGGCGCGGCCAGAGACGCCATCCGGTATGCTCGAACTCAGGTGGAAATCGAATTGAACGGCGTGGGCGACAACCCCGTCTTTTTTGTAGAAGACGAGCTAACCCTGACCGGCGCTAATTTTCAGGGCACGCCCGTTGCGTTACCCATGGACATGGCTGGCGCGGCTGTTACCATGGTCAGCGTCATGTCCGAACGGCGCATGAACCGCCTGAACAACCCGGCGTTAAGCGCGGGCCTTCCACCGTTTTTAACAAAGGGCGCCGGCATGTTTTCCGGTTTGATGCTCAGCCAGTACACGGCAGATTCCTTAATCGTCGAACAGCGTATTCTTTCGGTTCCGGCAGCTATTCAATCCATTCCCGCCGCAGCCGATCAGGAAGATTTTGTCTCCATGGGCATGAACACAGCCATTAAAAACGCTCAAATACTGGACAACGCTTACGGCATTCTGGGAATAGAATTTATGGCCGCCGCTCAGGCCCTCGATTTCCGTCAGCACCAGTTTGGCAGAGGCGTGCAAACGGCTAAAAAAATCATTCGTAAATATGTGCCGTATCTGGATGAAGACCGGCCGCTCTACCCCGATCACACCAAAATGAAAGCGCTGGTCAAATCCGGTGAAATTCTGGAAGCGGTGGAATCGGAGGTGGGCAGTTTAAGATAA
- a CDS encoding M48 family metallopeptidase, translating into MQELTREQQAKRYERIKLIVSISESVLSFLLLVLFLTTGYSAELRDWTHQLTENAYLRFLLFMAVAGFGLSLFTFPFEFYSGFILEHRYQLSNQTLWDWIKEKLKENLVGLAIGLPLALAFYFLLLNYPQSWWFWLSVVIFLFSVLLGRLAPQLIFPLFYKFEPLKDDELLKRMERLAKIGKFDLQGIFRFNMSKDTKKANAAFTGLGKSRRIIIGDTLLENFTHDEIEAVFAHEVGHFVHKHLYRLMAAGTLQTFVGFYLAHLIYWDLLTRMGFTGPADLAALPLIAIILTVYMLLVSPLSNALSRHYERQADLYALRHSSNPRAFASALLKLSEQNLSDKQPHPLVEFFFHSHPSIQKRVKMVEDFLQGKKIEQV; encoded by the coding sequence ATGCAAGAATTAACAAGGGAACAACAGGCCAAGCGTTATGAACGCATTAAATTAATCGTTAGCATAAGCGAATCCGTTTTAAGTTTTTTGCTGCTGGTTTTGTTTTTGACTACCGGCTATTCGGCCGAATTGCGCGACTGGACGCATCAGCTAACAGAAAATGCCTACCTGCGCTTTTTGCTTTTTATGGCGGTGGCGGGTTTCGGGCTTTCGCTGTTTACCTTTCCGTTTGAATTTTACAGCGGTTTTATTCTGGAACACCGCTACCAGCTTTCCAACCAGACTTTATGGGATTGGATAAAAGAAAAATTAAAAGAAAATCTGGTCGGCCTGGCGATCGGTTTGCCGCTGGCGCTGGCCTTTTACTTTTTACTGCTTAATTATCCGCAAAGCTGGTGGTTCTGGCTCAGTGTGGTGATCTTTTTATTCTCGGTTTTGCTGGGGCGACTGGCGCCGCAGTTGATTTTTCCTTTGTTTTACAAGTTTGAGCCCCTAAAAGACGATGAGCTTTTAAAGCGCATGGAGCGTCTGGCTAAAATCGGCAAGTTTGATCTGCAAGGCATTTTCCGTTTTAACATGAGCAAAGACACCAAAAAGGCTAATGCGGCTTTTACCGGACTGGGTAAATCGCGACGCATTATCATTGGCGACACTTTGCTGGAAAATTTTACGCATGATGAAATTGAGGCGGTTTTTGCCCATGAGGTGGGCCATTTTGTGCACAAACATCTGTACCGATTGATGGCCGCCGGAACGCTGCAAACCTTTGTCGGGTTTTATCTGGCCCATCTTATTTACTGGGATTTATTAACGCGCATGGGCTTTACCGGTCCCGCAGACCTGGCGGCTCTGCCATTGATTGCGATCATCCTTACTGTTTACATGCTGCTGGTTTCACCGCTGAGCAATGCCCTGAGCAGGCATTACGAACGGCAGGCCGATTTGTACGCCCTGCGGCACAGCAGCAATCCGCGGGCCTTTGCCAGCGCTTTGTTAAAATTGAGCGAGCAGAATTTAAGCGATAAACAACCCCATCCGCTGGTGGAGTTTTTCTTCCACTCCCATCCATCCATTCAAAAACGTGTGAAAATGGTGGAAGATTTTTTACAGGGAAAAAAGATTGAGCAAGTTTAA
- the lysW gene encoding lysine biosynthesis protein LysW, whose translation MMTQPATCPVCDAIVELEENVELHELTTCPDCGSELEVVALQPPTLEEAPQEEEDWGE comes from the coding sequence ATGATGACACAACCGGCAACATGTCCCGTGTGTGACGCCATCGTCGAGTTAGAAGAAAACGTTGAGCTACACGAGCTAACCACCTGCCCGGATTGCGGCAGCGAATTAGAAGTCGTCGCTTTGCAACCTCCAACGCTGGAAGAGGCTCCACAGGAAGAAGAAGACTGGGGAGAATGA